Below is a genomic region from bacterium.
CAATTTAGTCCAAGCCATAGCAAAAAAGATAGGGATTTCAAAGAGACAGGCTTCTGAGTGCCTCAATGTGGTTTTAGACGAGATTACCAAAGCCCTTTCTAAAGGAGAAGAAGTGCAGCTTCCTGGTTTTGGAAAATTTTCAGTAACTCAAAGAAAAGAAA
It encodes:
- a CDS encoding HU family DNA-binding protein — translated: NLVQAIAKKIGISKRQASECLNVVLDEITKALSKGEEVQLPGFGKFSVTQRKEREVINPKTKEKIKIPAMKAPRFKAGRILKDAVK